TCACGGTTCCTTTCGAGCCGTCGAGGTCGGCCGCGCCCGCGAGGCTCACGGAAACGTTCGCCGTGCGCTTGTGGACGAACAGGGACTCGTGGCTCCAAGGGATCGAGGTCGAGGCGCAATTCCACGCGTGGGACCGGGTTGCGTCGACGACGAGGGCGTGGATCGGTGCGGTTCCCACGTCGGGCCGCAAGACGATGGTGTCCCTTCCAAGCGTTTGGGCGTGAAGGCAAACGTGCGTGATCGTGCCCGCAGGCACGCCGGCGCCCCAAAATCGTCCTTGATACGCGGACGATCGGCCAAGCGGTCCGCCGACGTCGCCGCCAAGCGCGCTGCAGGTCGTGAGGTAGACGTCCTGTCCTTGCGCATCGTAGAGCAGTCCGCCTTCGCCGTTGCGCTGGGAGAGCGCCTTGCATCGCACTTCGTACCAGTCGTTGCCGCCCTGGTCGACGAGCGCGGCGTAAGCCGCCGTCAGGCTGACGCTTGCGCCCGTCGGACCCGGGTGCCATCCAGCCAAAGCCGTCCCGGTCTGGTGGCGCGCTCCGGCGTTCGAGGCGCCGTTGGTCGCGCCGCAATACGCCGTGCAGGCGCCGGTGTCGTCCACGTATCGGTCGTTTCCGCGGAAGTCTTGCAAGACGGCGATCGCCGTTTGGTTTTGGCCCGAAGGGCCAAACGGCGCAAGGCTCCACGAAACGTCGAGCGCGGGAATCACGGCGGCTCCGTTGAGCGCGGAGGCGCGGTCGGGCGGGCCGACGGAGCGGTACACGTCGTCGCCAAAGACGTCCGCGAGAAGCGCGACGCCTTGGCCAAGGACGCTTCCGTGCGCGGCGCTTTCTCCCACGGCGGCGTCGTACGCGTCGTTTCCAAACAGGTCCAGAAGGAAACCCGTTCCGTGAACGGCGCTTCCGGCCGTCGCGGCCCGCTCGCCCATGCGAGCCTCGTAGCGATCGTCGCCAAAGACGTCGAGGAGCCCCCCGGCGGCGTCCACGCCGCTTCCGGCGTGCGCGCGGCGGGGACTGGCAGGGCCTTCGAGCGCGAGGTAGTCGACGAAACGCTCCACGGCCCACGCCGTTTCCGGCGAGCGCCATTGCAAGCGAAACGTGTGAAGGCCAGGCATGAGGGGCTCCGAGAGGGGCACTTCCCAGGCATCCCCGGCCGGCAGCGCTTGGCAGCGCGTGGCCGCGTGCGTTGCTTCGGATCCTTGGCTGCGGACGGCAAGGCGCCATTCGAGCCATTCGGGGCAATGGGCGCTCATTGTCGCAACGTGCAGGCTGGTCGCCGGCGCGTCGAGGACCACGTCCCACTCGGCGGCGCAAAGGCCCATGTGCAGGAGCAGCGCCTCGCTCCCGCTTGCGCCCTCGACGTGCCGCGGCTGGTTGGCGCATCCGACGTCGCGTGAGCGTGCTTCCCCTTCGAGGACGCGGCGGAAAGGCCCAACCGAATCCGAGCCGACGTACCGGTCGTTGCCCAGAAGGTCCATGGCAAAGGCGGACCGCAGGCCGCCCCACGCTCCGCCGGCGTTGTTGGCGTACGTGTCGTCTCCGCCGAAGTCGAGCTGGAAGGCGTAGTGGCACGCGTGCACGTTGTCGTGTTCGTTGAGGTCGACGAGCACGCCCCAGTCGCAGTTTCCAAGCACCGGCAGCGGCGGCGACGCGCCGGCGGTGCGCGAGGGCGGATTCGACAGGAGCTCGGCGGCGAGCAGGCCCGCGTACTGCGCAACCGCCTGCTGGGCCTTCAACAGCCGCGCGCTTGCGCTCTCGTCGAGCTCGTTTGCGCCGTCGAAGATTTCGCCTGCAAGCGCGTGCCGGTCGCGCAGGGATCCCAAGAGAGCGCCGAAGGCGGCGTCTTGGCGGGGCAACAGCCGTTGCGCGAACTGCTGGATGGCAAGCTCGTCCTCCACGGACAATGGCACGCCAAGCTCGGAGAGCAACGCGCGCATGCCGGCGGCAAACGATTGCGGCGCGGGAGGCGGGGGCGGGATGCCCGAGATTCCAAGCACGTAGGCCGAGTGGTCGAAGAGTGAGCCCAGGGAGCCAAGGACCCGCGCGGCCGGGCCGTCAAGTCCGATCGGGAGCGGGAGCAAGGCGGGTGCAAACGTCGGCAACGCCGGGTCGGCAAGCGCGCCGGCCGGGGCGGGCAACTGGGAGCCCAGCAGGACGAGCACGGCGGCGACGGCAAACCCGCGCGACCGCCGCCGGTCCCATGCCCGGTTGTGTTTCATTCGACAGGAAGCGGGCTTGGGCCGTCGTGGCCCTTTTCCGAACTTCCTGTACGGACTCGAACCGGTTCATGGAACAAACGACGTGCGGCCGCTCGCTCCTACCCCGCGGAGGCGCGCGTGAGAGCGGCGCGCAGGCCGCCCTCGTCGGCCGTGCCGTAGCCCCATTTCTGCACGATCGTGCCGTCGGGTCCGATGACGACCACGCTTGATTGGGACGTGATGCCAAAGGCCCGTTGCACGGCGAAGCCTGCGTCCGTCCCGTGCGGCCAGGGATTCGCGTTCTGACGCTTCCATCGTTCGAGCGTTTCGCGATTGTCGGAGCCGTCGAACGCGATCGAGTAGAAGCTCGCCCGATGGCTCCAATCGGCGTGCACGCGCGCGAGCATGGGCGTCTTGCCGCGGCAGGTTCCGCACCACGAGGCCATGAAGAAGAGGAGGGCGGGCTCTCCCGCGGCGGTGGCGTTCGAGTGCACGTTGCCCTCCGTGTCCGCGAAGGACCACGCGACCGGGCCGGAGCCGGTGTCGCGCGGTGCTCCGCCCATGCAGCCGGCAAGCGGGGGCGCGGAAAAGAGGACCAAGGCGAGCCAGAGTCGCGCGTTCAGGGTTCCACCATCCCTCGCCGCGGCCCGCGGTAGAGCGCGAGAAGATCGTGCACGCGGGGCGAAAGGTCGGTGCGGACCGGAAGGCCGAGGTCCTTCATCTGGGCGGGCGAGAGAGGATACGCGTGCGCGTAGCCGCCCTGCACGAGCCGCGCCACGAGCGTCTCGGGCTGCGGCACCTTGTCCTTCACGAGGTCGAGCAC
This genomic interval from Candidatus Thermoplasmatota archaeon contains the following:
- a CDS encoding TlpA disulfide reductase family protein encodes the protein MVLFSAPPLAGCMGGAPRDTGSGPVAWSFADTEGNVHSNATAAGEPALLFFMASWCGTCRGKTPMLARVHADWSHRASFYSIAFDGSDNRETLERWKRQNANPWPHGTDAGFAVQRAFGITSQSSVVVIGPDGTIVQKWGYGTADEGGLRAALTRASAG